The Engystomops pustulosus chromosome 4, aEngPut4.maternal, whole genome shotgun sequence genome contains a region encoding:
- the FEZF1 gene encoding fez family zinc finger protein 1 yields the protein MDNRGSKVFPGREHLASRGTMISSSKPLAFSIERIMSRTPEPKCLPVPGLLQGHKGEQKQALHLSSSSIPCMIPFVPVTYEHCPKLGLTGAELRKSPQDSAPAFTCNELLNCTVSLKGDFPQYKLVRPRVVNHSSFHAMGAALCYFNRGEAPCHPAIHPVASYFLGSPLHPPHKSYLAERNKLVVPAVEKYPAGVTFKDLSQAHFQHYMKESAHSLSDKIAYKSAAKFSSASPSNKPKVFTCEVCGKVFNAHYNLTRHMPVHTGARPFVCKICGKGFRQASTLCRHKIIHTQEKPHKCNQCGKAFNRSSTLNTHTRIHAGYKPFVCEFCGKGFHQKGNYKNHKLTHSGEKQFKCNICNKAFHQVYNLTFHMHTHNDKKPFTCPTCGKGFCRNFDLKKHVRKLHDSNAGGVSTGQEELLPASREQPPRNQSPELQKTLY from the exons ATGGACAATAGAGGATCCAAGGTCTTTCCAGGCAGAGAGCACCTGGCCAGCAGAGGCACCATGATCAGCAGCTCCAAGCCTCTGGCTTTCTCCATAGAGAGGATAATGTCAAGGACTCCGGAGCCCAAATGTCTCCCGGTGCCAGGCTTACTGCAGGGGCACAAGGGGGAGCAGAAACAAGCTCTGCACCTCAGCTCCTCGTCCATCCCCTGCATGATCCCATTTGTACCCGTCACGTATGAACACTGCCCTAAACTGGGGCTCACTGGAGCGGAGCTGAGGAAGAGCCCCCAGGACTCGGCACCGGCCTTCACCTGCAATGAGCTGCTCAACTGCACCGTGTCTCTGAAGGGAGACTTCCCCCAGTACAAACTGGTCCGGCCCCGGGTGGTCAATCACTCCTCATTCCATGCCATGGGCGCAGCTCTGTGCTACTTCAACAGGGGCGAAGCGCCCTGCCACCCTGCCATCCACCCGGTAGCCTCCTATTTCCTGGgctcccccctgcacccccctcacaAGTCCTACCTGGCAGAGAGGAACAAGCTGGTGGTCCCGGCCGTGGAGAAGTACCCTGCAGGGGTCACCTTCAAAGACCTGTCCCAGGCGCACTTTCAGCACTACATGAAGGAGAGCGCCCACTCCTTGTCCGATAAGATCGCTTATAAATCGGCCGCGAAGTTCAGcagcgcttctcccagcaacaaGCCCAAGGTGTTCACCTGCGAAGTTTGTGGCAAG gtCTTTAACGCACATTACAATTTAACACGACATATGCCGGTGCACACAGGTGCCAGACCTTTCGTCTGCAAGATCTGTGGCAAAGGATTTCGGCAAGCCAGTACCCTCTGCCGACATAAGATCATCCACACACAG GAGAAGCCGCATAAGTGTAACCAGTGCGGAAAGGCGTTTAACAGGAGTTCCACACTAAATACGCACACACGGATCCACGCGGGCTACAAGCCCTTTGTGTGCGAGTTCTGTGGCAAGGGCTTTCATCAAAAAG GGAATTACAAGAACCACAAGCTCACCCACAGCGGGGAGAAGCAGTTCAAGTGCAATATCTGTAACAAGGCCTTCCACCAGGTCTACAACCTGACCttccacatgcacacacacaacgACAAGAAGCCCTTCACCTGCCCCACCTGCGGCAAAGGCTTCTGCAGGAATTTCGACCTGAAGAAACACGTCCGTAAGCTGCATGACAGCAACGCTGGAGGGGTATCAACCGGGCAGGAGGAACTGCTGCCAGCCTCCAGGGAACAGCCCCCCCGGAACCAGAGCCCAGAGCTGCAGAAGACCCTGTACTGA